A genomic stretch from Spodoptera frugiperda isolate SF20-4 chromosome 14, AGI-APGP_CSIRO_Sfru_2.0, whole genome shotgun sequence includes:
- the LOC118279168 gene encoding probable salivary secreted peptide, translated as MFKHLLILCAIVAAVHCKSVIVGQTWEQAGVRKVYETTVSANSIPFFKREKFVNFEFPDQMSKIKGIAIKDLDNGLAEPSITMGGLGFNFANLKLKSERGSGFNFLIEIYG; from the coding sequence ATGTTTAAACATTTACTAATATTGTGCGCCATTGTGGCCGCGGTGCACTGCAAAAGTGTTATCGTCGGACAAACTTGGGAACAAGCTGGTGTGAGGAAAGTCTACGAAACAACTGTATCAGCAAACTCTATACCGTTTTTCAAAAGGGAGAAATTCGTCAACTTTGAATTCCCAGATCAAATGTCGAAGATTAAAGGAATCGCTATCAAAGACCTGGATAATGGTCTTGCGGAGCCTTCTATCACCATGGGAGGCCTCGGATTCAACTTTGCGAACCTCAAACTGAAGAGTGAAAGAGGATCAGGATTCAACTTCCTCATAGAAATCTATGGATGA
- the LOC118279211 gene encoding F-box/LRR-repeat protein 14 has protein sequence MSTWTEDVMSWRDERLGLTELREPTTNRRKQRSAPYRLHRPHLPVPHVPEPPPEPQGTHISRLYPELLALIFERLPVRDRGRAAQVCRAWRDAADRRSVWRGVEAALHLRRPAPVLFASLARRGVRKLQVLSLRRGLRDAVAALPGLESLSLSGCYSVTDAALASAFAAELPALRRLDLSLCKQVTDSSLGRIAQSLKNLEELELGGCCNITDTGLLLIAWGLRKLRHLNLRSCWHVNDAGIAHLCGGGEARGTPELEYLGLQDCQRLTDEALKHAATGLPKLKSINLSFCVAVTDAGLRHLARLPYLEDVNLRACDGISDAGLAHLAESGRLRSLDVSFCDKVGDEALSHATLGLSGLRSLSLSACRLTDEGLERVARLSQLETLNLGQCTKVTDRGLRALGDGLLNLRAIDLYGCTCITPQGLDHIVKLPRLSILNLGLWHVR, from the coding sequence ATGAGTACGTGGACGGAGGACGTGATGTCCTGGCGGGACGAGCGGCTCGGACTCACCGAACTGAGGGAGCCGACTACGAACAGAAGGAAACAACGCAGTGCGCCTTACAGACTACATCGGCCACACTTGCCCGTGCCTCACGTGCCCGAGCCACCACCGGAGCCTCAGGGAACACACATCTCAAGGTTGTACCCGGAACTGTTAGCTCTCATATTCGAAAGGTTGCCCGTGCGGGACAGAGGCCGCGCGGCACAAGTTTGCCGCGCGTGGAGGGACGCAGCTGATCGGCGGTCCGTGTGGCGCGGAGTGGAGGCCGCGCTGCACCTCCGCAGGCCCGCGCCCGTGCTGTTCGCGTCGCTGGCCAGGCGAGGCGTGCGCAAGCTGCAGGTGCTGTCGCTGCGCCGCGGCCTCAGGGATGCCGTGGCGGCGCTGCCAGGCCTCGAGTCGCTGTCGCTCAGCGGGTGCTACAGCGTGACCGATGCAGCCCTAGCAAGCGCATTCGCAGCGGAACTACCAGCACTGCGGAGACTAGACCTGTCCCTGTGCAAGCAAGTGACGGACTCATCGCTCGGAAGAATAGCACAGTCGCTGAAAAACTTAGAAGAGTTAGAACTGGGCGGCTGTTGCAACATTACAGATACGGGACTCTTGCTTATCGCGTGGGGCCTCAGGAAACTGCGTCACTTGAACTTGCGATCATGTTGGCACGTCAACGATGCGGGGATAGCGCATCTGTGCGGCGGCGGAGAGGCGCGAGGGACTCCAGAGCTCGAGTACTTGGGACTACAAGACTGCCAAAGGTTGACAGATGAAGCGTTGAAGCACGCAGCTACAGGTCTTCCTAAACTCAAATCCATAAACCTTTCGTTCTGCGTCGCCGTGACAGACGCGGGCCTGAGGCATCTAGCGCGGCTGCCCTACCTCGAGGATGTGAACCTGCGCGCCTGCGACGGCATCTCGGACGCGGGGCTGGCGCACCTGGCGGAGAGCGGGCGGCTGCGGTCGCTGGACGTGTCGTTCTGTGATAAGGTCGGCGACGAGGCGCTGTCGCACGCGACGCTGGGCCTGTCGGGGCTGCGCTCGCTGTCGCTGAGCGCCTGCCGCCTGACGGACGAGGGCCTGGAGCGGGTCGCCAGGCTATCACAGCTAGAAACGCTAAATTTAGGCCAGTGCACGAAGGTGACTGACAGAGGGCTGCGCGCGCTCGGCGACGGCCTCCTCAATCTGAGAGCGATAGACTTGTACGGGTGTACGTGTATCACTCCGCAAGGCTTGGACCACATCGTGAAGTTGCCTCGGCTTAGTATACTTAACCTCGGACTGTGGCATGTGCGGTGA
- the LOC118279164 gene encoding uncharacterized protein LOC118279164, translated as MNGNIVILAICVSVFYVDCVYCERRRHLKPQIEEVDNGNVVKFFGSNPNMVGQSNGVARQVDSTVHQTVNRYYCSLDSIIDGSHVMVYGSNGWTFPVQDVNLTLRYPPDDKEEILHDDDEEYIITGFKVILFIDGPSSEGYIMDGGVLQETITLSFISSQLTSLSYEFWLYGARKDTPGLTLNSHYRLC; from the exons ATGAATGGGAATATTGTAATATTGGCAATATGTGTTTCTGTTTTTTATGTGGATTGTGTGTATTGTGAACGAAGGAGGCATTTGAAACCGCAAATTGAAGAGGTTGACAACGGTAATGTAGTGAAGTTCTTTGGAAGCAACCCCAACATGGTGGGGCAGTCCAATGGAGTGGCGCGACAAGTGGACTCCACTGTTCATCAGACCGTCAACAGATATTACTGCTCCTTGGACTCCATCATCGATG GCAGTCATGTGATGGTGTACGGCTCGAATGGCTGGACGTTTCCCGTGCAGGATGTCAACCTCACACTCAGATACCCACCGGACGACAAAGAG GAAATCTTACACGACGACGATGAAGAGTACATTATAACTGGTTTCAAAGTAATCCTGTTCATAGACGGACCCTCGAGCGAGGGGTACATCATGGATGGCGGGGTTTTGCAG GAGACAATAACACTATCGTTCATTAGCAGTCAGCTCACTTCACTGAGTTACGAGTTCTGGCTTTACGGAGCTAGGAAGGATACGCCCGGACTCACGCTGAACTCACACTACCGTCTATGCTAA
- the LOC118279166 gene encoding probable salivary secreted peptide → MRTLSAAILLCVLAAAASQSHDLILGQATYGDVIVFKADEFKYGFPLFVRTSIVEYPEQGQKNYAYIKAIYVKDNERDGTGGYPSISAGGIGQRFVKIKLKSQRGSGLNFTITIYGRYV, encoded by the coding sequence ATGAGAACATTAAGTGCCGCAATCCTACTCTGCGTGTTGGCTGCCGCCGCCAGCCAGAGCCACGACCTGATCCTGGGCCAGGCCACCTACGGTGACGTCATCGTCTTCAAAGCCGACGAATTCAAATATGGCTTCCCCTTGTTCGTACGAACGAGCATCGTAGAGTACCCTGAACAGGGACAGAAGAACTACGCCTACATCAAAGCTATTTACGTCAAGGATAATGAACGAGATGGCACCGGAGGCTACCCTTCCATCTCAGCTGGTGGCATCGGCCAGAGGTTCGTGAAGATCAAGCTCAAGAGCCAAAGAGGATCAGGATTGAACTTCACCATCACAATTTACGGAAGATACGTATAA
- the LOC118279167 gene encoding uncharacterized protein LOC118279167: MFKEIVILCGVIVLVQSNSVFVGHVYDQTGLVRKVYDKMVESTGIPLIKREEEIYYEYPAGDQKIKGIAIKDLTDSKAQASITRGGLGFGFVNIKLKSERGSGYKYLIEIFA; the protein is encoded by the coding sequence atgtttaaagaaatCGTGATTTTGTGTGGTGTGATAGTGTTGGTCCAATCGAACAGTGTGTTCGTGGGCCATGTGTACGATCAAACTGGTTTGGTCCGGAAGGTTTACGATAAGATGGTTGAATCTACAGGCATTCCATTGATAAAGAGGGAAGAGGAAATATATTACGAGTACCCTGCTGGCGACCAGAAGATTAAAGGCATTGCCATCAAGGATCTGACTGATAGCAAGGCGCAGGCTTCTATCACTCGTGGAGGTCTGGGCTTTGGGTTCGTGAACATCAAGTTGAAAAGTGAGCGAGGGTCGGGATACAAGTATCTGATTGAGATATTCGCGTAA
- the LOC118279165 gene encoding uncharacterized protein LOC118279165, producing the protein MYSKVLVTLFVLYLSTVECNDIHIGYTNTRSRKVYSELKEADPALWRRTDEVTIKTPPHEVIDSIHVSDLREEKDGEAYITSGGVGMPYVTIALKSPTILRGYKFQIEVYASSTASNEGLFSKSPYFGDVQQQQVSRKF; encoded by the coding sequence ATGTACTCTAAGGTATTGGTAACTTTATTTGTACTGTACTTAAGTACAGTGGAGTGTAACGATATACACATTGGATATACGAATACGAGATCAAGAAAGGTCTACAGTGAATTGAAGGAAGCTGATCCTGCGTTGTGGAGGAGGACAGATGAGGTTACGATCAAAACACCTCCTCACGAGGTTATAGATTCCATACATGTGTCTGATTTGAGGGAAGAGAAGGATGGGGAGGCGTACATTACGAGTGGTGGCGTTGGTATGCCGTATGTGACCATTGCTCTGAAGAGTCCCACCATACTGCGTGGATATAAGTTCCAGATAGAAGTATACGCCAGCAGTACTGCCTCCAATGAGGGGTTGTTCAGCAAAAGCCCTTACTTCGGTGACGTTCAGCAGCAGCAGGTCTCTCGTAAGTTTTAG